From a region of the Rhinolophus sinicus isolate RSC01 linkage group LG04, ASM3656204v1, whole genome shotgun sequence genome:
- the NEK3 gene encoding serine/threonine-protein kinase Nek3 isoform X1, whose translation MDGYTVLRVIGEGSFGRALLVQQDSSHQMFAMKEIRLPKSFSDTQNSRKEAVLLAKMKHPNIVAFRESFEAEGHLYIVMEYCDGGDLMQKIKHQKGKLFPEDMILNWFTQMCLGVNHIHKKHVLHRDIKSKNIFLTQNGKVKLGDFGSARLLSNPMAFACTYVGTPYYVPPEIWENTPYNNKSDIWSLGCILYELCTLKHPFQANSWKSLILKICQGSVSPLPSHYSYELQHLIKQMFKRNPSHRPSATTLLSRGILARLIQRCLTPEIITDYGEQILEETKKSKHSTPRKKADPNRIRIALEKEASTVQEEEQGTKYSHTDLENINKNIVESALRRVNREQKDNKSVHPRKATSPSPLRRQWEKNASSAALTALENASILTSSLTAEDDRGGSVIKYSGNNTRKQWLKETPETLLNILKNANLSLAFQTYTVYRPGSEGLLKGPLCEETEASDSVDGGYDSVVLDPERLEPRLDEEDTDFEEEDDNLDWISELKQRVGWPEVSDTQG comes from the exons ATGGATGGCTACACAGTCCTGAGAGTGATCGGGGAGGGCTCCTTTGGCAGAGCCCTTTTGGTTCAGCAGGACAGCAGTCATCAGATGTTTGCCATGAAGGAAATAAGGCTTCCCAAG TCTTTCTCTGATACACAGAATTCTAGGAAGGAGGCTGTTTTGTTAGCCAAAATGAAACACCCCAATATTGTTGCCTTCAGAGAATCATTTGAAG CTGAAGGACATCTGTATATTGTGATGGAATATTGTGATGGAGGGGACCTGATGCAAAAGATTAAACATCAGAAAGGCAAGTTGTTTCCTGAAGATATG ATACTTAATTGGTTTACACAAATGTGCCTTGGAGTAAATCACATTCACAAGAAACATGTGTTACACAGAGATATCAAATCCAAG AATATCTTCCTCACGCAAAATGGGAAAGTGAAACTGGGAGATTTTGGATCTGCCCGTCTTCTCTCCAA TCCCATGGCCTTTGCTTGTACTTACGTGGGAACACCTTATTATGTGCCCCCGGAAATTTGGGAAAACACACCTTATAACAACAAAAG TGACATCTGGTCCTTGGGTTGCATTCTGTATGAACTCTGTACCCTGAAGCATCCA tttcaGGCAAATAGTTGGAAAAGTCTTATCCTCAAAATATGTCAGGGATCTGTGAGTCCACTGCCATCTCATTATTCCTACGAGCTTCAGCATCTAATCAAGCAGATGTTTAAAAGGAATCCCTCCCATCGCCCCTCAGCTACCACTCTTCTCTCTCGAGGCATTTTAGCTCGGCTTATCCAGAGATGCCTAACCCCAGAG ATCATCACAGATTATGGCGAGCAGATACTGGAAGAAACTAAAAAATCTAAGCATAGTACACCAAGAAAAAAGG caGACCCCAACAGAATCAGGATTGCTTTGGAAAAAGAAGCAAGCACAGTG CAAGAGGAAGAACAAGGTACAAAGTACAGCCACACTGatttagaaaacattaataaaaatatagttgaaaGTGCACTGAGGAGAGtaaacagagaacagaaag ataataAATCAGTCCATCCGAGGAAAGCCACTTCACCAAGTCCTCTCAGGCGacagtgggaaaaaaatgcatCCAGTGCAGCACTTACAGCTTTGGAAAATGCATCCATACTCACGTCCAGTTTGACGGCAGAGGATGATAGAG GTGGCTCTGTAATAAAGTACAGTGGAAATAATACCCGTAAGCAGTGGCTCAAAGAGACTCCTGAAACCTTGTTGAACATCCTTAAGAATGCTAATCTCAGCTTGGCATTTCAAACATACACAGTATATAGACCAG GTTCAGAAGGGCTCTTGAAAGGCCCCCTGTGTGAAGAAACAGAAGCATCAGACAGTGTTGATGGAGGTTATGATTCTGTCGTTTTGGACCCAGAGAGACTCGAACCTAGACTGGATGAGGAGGACAC GGACTTTGAGGAGGAAGACGACAACCTTGATTGGATATCAGAACTGAAGCAGCGAGTTGGCTGGCCAGAAGTGTCTGATACTCAAGGCTAA
- the NEK3 gene encoding serine/threonine-protein kinase Nek3 isoform X2: MDGYTVLRVIGEGSFGRALLVQQDSSHQMFAMKEIRLPKSFSDTQNSRKEAVLLAKMKHPNIVAFRESFEAEGHLYIVMEYCDGGDLMQKIKHQKGKLFPEDMILNWFTQMCLGVNHIHKKHVLHRDIKSKNIFLTQNGKVKLGDFGSARLLSNPMAFACTYVGTPYYVPPEIWENTPYNNKSDIWSLGCILYELCTLKHPFQANSWKSLILKICQGSVSPLPSHYSYELQHLIKQMFKRNPSHRPSATTLLSRGILARLIQRCLTPEIITDYGEQILEETKKSKHSTPRKKDPNRIRIALEKEASTVQEEEQGTKYSHTDLENINKNIVESALRRVNREQKDNKSVHPRKATSPSPLRRQWEKNASSAALTALENASILTSSLTAEDDRGGSVIKYSGNNTRKQWLKETPETLLNILKNANLSLAFQTYTVYRPGSEGLLKGPLCEETEASDSVDGGYDSVVLDPERLEPRLDEEDTDFEEEDDNLDWISELKQRVGWPEVSDTQG; this comes from the exons ATGGATGGCTACACAGTCCTGAGAGTGATCGGGGAGGGCTCCTTTGGCAGAGCCCTTTTGGTTCAGCAGGACAGCAGTCATCAGATGTTTGCCATGAAGGAAATAAGGCTTCCCAAG TCTTTCTCTGATACACAGAATTCTAGGAAGGAGGCTGTTTTGTTAGCCAAAATGAAACACCCCAATATTGTTGCCTTCAGAGAATCATTTGAAG CTGAAGGACATCTGTATATTGTGATGGAATATTGTGATGGAGGGGACCTGATGCAAAAGATTAAACATCAGAAAGGCAAGTTGTTTCCTGAAGATATG ATACTTAATTGGTTTACACAAATGTGCCTTGGAGTAAATCACATTCACAAGAAACATGTGTTACACAGAGATATCAAATCCAAG AATATCTTCCTCACGCAAAATGGGAAAGTGAAACTGGGAGATTTTGGATCTGCCCGTCTTCTCTCCAA TCCCATGGCCTTTGCTTGTACTTACGTGGGAACACCTTATTATGTGCCCCCGGAAATTTGGGAAAACACACCTTATAACAACAAAAG TGACATCTGGTCCTTGGGTTGCATTCTGTATGAACTCTGTACCCTGAAGCATCCA tttcaGGCAAATAGTTGGAAAAGTCTTATCCTCAAAATATGTCAGGGATCTGTGAGTCCACTGCCATCTCATTATTCCTACGAGCTTCAGCATCTAATCAAGCAGATGTTTAAAAGGAATCCCTCCCATCGCCCCTCAGCTACCACTCTTCTCTCTCGAGGCATTTTAGCTCGGCTTATCCAGAGATGCCTAACCCCAGAG ATCATCACAGATTATGGCGAGCAGATACTGGAAGAAACTAAAAAATCTAAGCATAGTACACCAAGAAAAAAGG ACCCCAACAGAATCAGGATTGCTTTGGAAAAAGAAGCAAGCACAGTG CAAGAGGAAGAACAAGGTACAAAGTACAGCCACACTGatttagaaaacattaataaaaatatagttgaaaGTGCACTGAGGAGAGtaaacagagaacagaaag ataataAATCAGTCCATCCGAGGAAAGCCACTTCACCAAGTCCTCTCAGGCGacagtgggaaaaaaatgcatCCAGTGCAGCACTTACAGCTTTGGAAAATGCATCCATACTCACGTCCAGTTTGACGGCAGAGGATGATAGAG GTGGCTCTGTAATAAAGTACAGTGGAAATAATACCCGTAAGCAGTGGCTCAAAGAGACTCCTGAAACCTTGTTGAACATCCTTAAGAATGCTAATCTCAGCTTGGCATTTCAAACATACACAGTATATAGACCAG GTTCAGAAGGGCTCTTGAAAGGCCCCCTGTGTGAAGAAACAGAAGCATCAGACAGTGTTGATGGAGGTTATGATTCTGTCGTTTTGGACCCAGAGAGACTCGAACCTAGACTGGATGAGGAGGACAC GGACTTTGAGGAGGAAGACGACAACCTTGATTGGATATCAGAACTGAAGCAGCGAGTTGGCTGGCCAGAAGTGTCTGATACTCAAGGCTAA